Genomic window (Pirellulaceae bacterium):
GCCACGCTCAGGGGGCTCGTGGCTGGTTAGGATGGTGGAGACGCTCCGGCCCGGTTTACGGATTGAGGACCGCCTTGACGATTTCACCCGAGTGCATCGTCTCGAAAGCTTCCTGCCAGTTTTCCAGTTCCCACTGCCCACCGATGATCGGAGAAACATCAAGTTGTTCCGTCGACAGCAACTGCAGGATTCGTTCCCAAATCGGCCAATTATGGCTGAAACTTCCCTGTAAACGTACGTTTTTTTGAACCAGCGGGTCCAGCGAAAAATCGAGAGGCTGTGGTCCCCAACCGACTTTGGTGATCCAGCCGGTGGGGCGAACGACTTCCAACGCCTTTTTCAATGCAATTGACACACCGGTTGCATCAATGACGCCATCGACGCCGTAACCGTCACCCTGTCTGCACCAGTCGTCGGGGGCTTCCAGAATTGTTTCGCAGCCATAGTGCGAAGCTATCTCTAATCGTTTTCGATCTCGTTCCAGTCCGACAATTGCGACCGTCGCGCCACTGAGGCGCGCCATCGCGGCGCAGAGAATGCCAATCGGGCCCGGCCCCATCACCAGTACTCGATCGCCTGGTCGAATGGTGGAATTGACGACCGCAGCGTTGTACGCCACGCAACATGGTTCGGTTAATGCCGCCCGTTCGAAGCTAAGGCTATCGGGAATGCGGTGCAGGATGCGCGTGGGAACGCTCACGTGCCTTCTCATCGCACCGTGAACGGCAGCTCCAAAACCCGACCGTGACGGATCTAGGTTGTATAAGCCAACACGAGAAAGTGGAGCGTTGGGGTCAATGATCGCATGCGTTTCACTGACAACTCGATCGCCGACCTGCCATTCCGATACCCGACTTCCGACTTCGCGAATTGTGCCCGAGAATTCGTGTCCCAGCACCATCGGGTATTTGACCTCCCAGCTTTGTTGACCTGTCCACATATGCAGATCGCTTCCGCAAACGCCGACGGCTTGTACTTCGAGGATCACCTCGTCTGCAGCTGGGGTGGGAGCAACGATTTCTCGAAGCTCAACACTGTACGGGGCAGGTCCGAAATTAACGACAGCGGGTTGAGTCATGATTGGCAATCCTTCACTCAAGTTGATTAGGGGAAATACCTTCGAGCCCGTTTCAGTTTCGACGCCTATGGTAAACCGGATTTGGATCCTTTTAAACCGTCTAACTGGTGGCGTTAGTGCCGTGGGGGTCCGCAAAAACCGGAACCTTGTCATAACCTTACCGCTTTGATTCCTTTCTGCCCGCAATGTTGCCCGTTTGCAACGTGTGACCTAAGTTTGTGCAGATTTTAGGCAAACCGAAGGGATTAACGACACGACCAAGAAGCCCCATTTCACTGATGAATAGACGACCTGATTTGAATTCTCGCCAGTCTTCGCGACGGTTGGATCCGCCGATCGATTTTCAAAGACTGCTGCATCGTTGCCGCGGCAATGAGCGCTTAGTGCGGCAGCTTGTCGCCACCTTTCAGCAGAAGATCGACGAAGATGTGGCCCTTCTGGAGGGAGCGCTCGATCGTAAGGACGCTTCTGAAATCGCAGCTGTGGCCCATCGCGTCAAAGGGACTGCCGCAAATATCGCGGCAGATGGAATCCGAGAAGCAGCTGAGGAAATCGAACAAAGCGCGTGGTTGGGGGAATTTGCACAGATTCCCCAATGGTTGCTGCGCTTCAAGGTTGACG
Coding sequences:
- a CDS encoding zinc-binding dehydrogenase; translation: MTQPAVVNFGPAPYSVELREIVAPTPAADEVILEVQAVGVCGSDLHMWTGQQSWEVKYPMVLGHEFSGTIREVGSRVSEWQVGDRVVSETHAIIDPNAPLSRVGLYNLDPSRSGFGAAVHGAMRRHVSVPTRILHRIPDSLSFERAALTEPCCVAYNAAVVNSTIRPGDRVLVMGPGPIGILCAAMARLSGATVAIVGLERDRKRLEIASHYGCETILEAPDDWCRQGDGYGVDGVIDATGVSIALKKALEVVRPTGWITKVGWGPQPLDFSLDPLVQKNVRLQGSFSHNWPIWERILQLLSTEQLDVSPIIGGQWELENWQEAFETMHSGEIVKAVLNP
- a CDS encoding Hpt domain-containing protein — encoded protein: MNRRPDLNSRQSSRRLDPPIDFQRLLHRCRGNERLVRQLVATFQQKIDEDVALLEGALDRKDASEIAAVAHRVKGTAANIAADGIREAAEEIEQSAWLGEFAQIPQWLLRFKVDGSRLAQILNLEEGRFETKESQ